In Juglans regia cultivar Chandler chromosome 13, Walnut 2.0, whole genome shotgun sequence, the following proteins share a genomic window:
- the LOC108993992 gene encoding uncharacterized protein LOC108993992: MVDNGSSTDIHFWDVFAKMGFDPSRLQPSPTPLEGFSRDVVQPLGAITLPVTARKGAHTTTKMTNFLVVRAPSSYKAILGRPTLNSIEDVISTYHLNIKFPTKVGVGEVQGEQAPTQECYVQEIKTGRKDVRTLENQNQGEVPPLQPVLLDCDVEAQDEENLQQVEANEPLELVTLHPE, from the coding sequence ATGGTCGACAATGGGAGCTCGACTGATATTCACTTTTGGGATGTGTTTGCCAAAATGGGCTTTGATCCTAGTAGACTGCAACCGTCACCCACACCACTGGAGGGATTCTCCAGAGATGTAGTACAACCCTTGGGAGCCATAACCCTACCAGTCACAGCCAGGAAAGGAGCACACACCACCACCAAGATGACCAACTTCCTAGTGGTCAGAGCCCCCTCATCTTACAAAGCCATATTGGGGCGTCCAACCTTGAATAGCATCGAAGATGTCATTTCAACctatcatttaaacataaagtTCCCGACGAAGGTGGGAGTAGGAGAGGTACAGGGTGAGCAAGCCCCGACACAGGAGTGCTATGTACAAGAAATCAAAACAGGGAGAAAGGATGTCCGTACGCTGGAAAACCAAAATCAGGGCGAGGTTCCACCCCTACAACCAGTCCTCCTTGATTGTGATGTAGAAGCGCAAGATGAAGAAAACCTGCAACAAGTAGAGGCAAATGAGCCACTGGAGCTAGTGACATTACACCCAGAGTGA
- the LOC108994081 gene encoding acyl-CoA-binding domain-containing protein 1-like isoform X1 yields the protein MMMGDWQQLVQSIVLGLIFSFLVAKLISIVLSFKEENLSLSRSSSIPDIHDDPKGAVLGPFHDTDSVIAEQGSIRNDSVPNSDAEDDDDDDWEGVESTELDETFSAATAFVAASAADRLSEKVSNDVQLRLYGLYKIATEGPCSSPQPSALKIAARAKWQAWQKLGAMPPEEAMQKYIDIVTELYPSWLDGLTLKSKRGEGNAPSMDAKGPMGPVFSTFVYEEESGNESKMDAIHAFAREGDADNLIKCIEGSISVNLKDSEGRTPLHWAVDRGHLNITELLVSRNANVNEKDDDGQTPLHYAVVCEREAIAEFLVKQNADTDLKDNDGNTPSDLCEANWPWMKCAGKQIN from the exons ATGATGATGGGCGACTGGCAACAGCTCGTCCAATCCATTGTCCTTGGCCTCATTTTCTCCTTCCTCGTTGCCAAGCTCATCTCCATAGTCCTCTCCTTTAAAGAAGAAAACCTTTCTCTCTCCCGCTCCTCCTCAATACCAGACATCCACGACGACCCTAAAGGTGCCGTTTTGGGCCCGTTCCACGATACCGACTCGGTCATCGCCGAGCAGGGTAGCATCAGGAACGACAGCGTGCCCAATAGCGATGCCGAAGACGATGATGACGATGACTGGGAGGGAGTGGAGAGTACGGAGCTGGACGAGACCTTCAGCGCGGCCACGGCGTTCGTGGCGGCGTCCGCGGCGGATCGGCTCTCGGAGAAGGTCTCGAACGACGTGCAGTTGAGGCTCTACGGGTTGTACAAGATTGCCACCGAGGGCCCTTGTAGCTCGCCACAGCCCTCGGCTTTGAAAATCGCGGCTCGGGCCAAGTG GCAAGCATGGCAGAAATTGGGTGCTATGCCTCCAGAAGAAGCCATGCAGAAGTACATTGATATTGTTACAGAGCTATATCCTTCTTGGTTGGATGGTTTAACTCTG AAGAGCAAACGTGGAGAAGGCAATGCACCAAGTATGGATGCTAAAGGACCAATGGGACCAGTTTTCAGCACTTTTGTTTATGAGGAAGAATCTGGAAATGAGTC GAAAATGGATGCTATTCATGCCTTTGCCAGAGAAGGAGACGCAGATAATTTGATTAAGTGCATTGAAGGCAGCATTTCAGTAAATCTGAAAG ATAGTGAGGGCCGGACACCATTGCACTGGGCTGTAGATCGCGGCCACCTTAACATCACTGAATTACTCGTTAGCAGGAATGCTAATGTAAATGAAAAG GACGATGATGGCCAAACCCCACTGCATTATGCTGTCGTGTGTGAGAGAGAAGCCATTGCCGAATTTCTTGTGAAGCAAAATGCAGACACAGATTTAAAGGACAATGATGGCAACACCCCTTCTGATCTGTGTGAGGCGAACTGGCCTTGGATGAAATGTGCAGGGAAGCAGATTAACTGA
- the LOC108993981 gene encoding glucan endo-1,3-beta-glucosidase: MDKASTDIVFASMVSKVLLILASTIFQGVEGTIGVNYGTVANNLPPPAQVAHFLLESTTINRVRLFDANPDILQAFAHTGIEVTITVPNDQIPHLTNLSFAQQWVKTNVESYTPATDLVRVLVGNEVVSTANKQLIASLVPAMQTLHSALVAASLERSIKVSTPHSLGILSSSSPPSTGKFRQGYDTHVLKPLLTFLRATNAPFMVNPYPFFGCSSENLDYALFRPNPGVLDENTKLLYTNMLDAQLDAVFSALKLLGFDDIEIVIAETGWPSEGDSSQVGVSPDSAADYNSNLVRHVMSGNGTPLMPNRTFETYVFALFNENLKPGPTCERNFGLFRPDMTPVYDAGILRPTARSTIPTNRGPDTSSTPGIPPISSSPLPREKGKQWCVPKAGADPDALQRNIDYVCGLGLSCGPIQEGGPCFMPNTVGAHAAYSMNLFYQVMGRHEYDCDFDQTGSITDVDPSYGRCVY, from the exons ATGGACAAGGCCAGTACTGACATTGTTTTTGCTTCAATGGTCAGCAAAGTCTTGCTAATCCTTGCATCAACCATCTTCCAAG GTGTAGAAGGAACAATCGGTGTAAATTATGGCACAGTGGCAAACAATCTCCCTCCACCAGCCCAAGTTGCACATTTCCTCTTAGAATCAACCACCATTAACAGGGTCAGGCTCTTTGACGCCAACCCTGATATATTGCAGGCTTTTGCTCACACTGGGATTGAGGTCACAATCACTGTCCCTAATGACCAAATCCCCCACCTTACCAATCTAAGCTTTGCTCAACAATGGGTGAAAACCAATGTAGAATCTTACACACCCGCCACCGACCTAGTCCGAGTTTTGGTGGGCAACGAAGTGGTTTCCACAGCTAACAAGCAGTTAATTGCAAGCCTTGTCCCGGCCATGCAGACGCTTCACTCGGCACTTGTGGCAGCCTCTTTGGAAAGAAGCATCAAGGTTTCTACACCCCATTCTTTGGGCATCTTGTCATCCTCAAGCCCACCATCCACTGGAAAGTTTAGACAAGGCTATGACACCCATGTGTTGAAACCATTGCTCACCTTCCTTCGAGCCACAAACGCACCTTTTATGGTAAACCCATATCCATTTTTTGGCTGCTCGTCTGAAAATCTGGATTATGCTCTTTTTAGGCCCAATCCAGGGGTTCTTGATGAGAACACTAAGCTTCTGTATACAAACATGTTGGATGCACAATTGGATGCAGTCTTTTCGGCATTGAAACTATTGGGATTTGATGACATCGAGATTGTTATAGCGGAAACGGGCTGGCCTTCTGAGGGAGACTCATCCCAGGTTGGTGTTAGCCCAGATAGCGCCGCCGATTATAATTCAAATCTGGTACGGCATGTGATGTCCGGAAACGGCACCCCGCTTATGCCCAACCGGACATTCGAGACATATGTTTTTGCACTATTTAATGAAAATCTTAAGCCCGGCCCAACATGCGAGAGGAATTTTGGGTTGTTTCGACCGGATATGACACCTGTCTATGATGCTGGGATCCTACGGCCCACG GCGAGGTCAACTATTCCTACGAATCGAGGCCCAGATACAAGTTCAACCccggggatcccaccaatcagcagCAGCCCACTTCCCCGGGAGAAGGGAAAACAATGGTGTGTGCCCAAGGCAGGGGCAGACCCAGATGCTCTGCAAAGGAACATAGATTATGTTTGTGGGTTGGGCTTAAGTTGTGGGCCGATACAAGAAGGAGGCCCATGTTTTATGCCTAACACAGTTGGTGCCCATGCAGCGTATTCCATGAATTTGTTCTACCAAGTAATGGGAAGGCACGAGTATGATTGCGATTTTGACCAAACAGGGTCCATCACGGATGTGGATCCAA GCTATGGAAGGTGTGTGTATTGA
- the LOC108994081 gene encoding acyl-CoA-binding domain-containing protein 1-like isoform X2, translated as MMMGDWQQLVQSIVLGLIFSFLVAKLISIVLSFKEENLSLSRSSSIPDIHDDPKGAVLGPFHDTDSVIAEQGSIRNDSVPNSDAEDDDDDDWEGVESTELDETFSAATAFVAASAADRLSEKVSNDVQLRLYGLYKIATEGPCSSPQPSALKIAARAKWQAWQKLGAMPPEEAMQKYIDIVTELYPSWLDGLTLSKRGEGNAPSMDAKGPMGPVFSTFVYEEESGNESKMDAIHAFAREGDADNLIKCIEGSISVNLKDSEGRTPLHWAVDRGHLNITELLVSRNANVNEKDDDGQTPLHYAVVCEREAIAEFLVKQNADTDLKDNDGNTPSDLCEANWPWMKCAGKQIN; from the exons ATGATGATGGGCGACTGGCAACAGCTCGTCCAATCCATTGTCCTTGGCCTCATTTTCTCCTTCCTCGTTGCCAAGCTCATCTCCATAGTCCTCTCCTTTAAAGAAGAAAACCTTTCTCTCTCCCGCTCCTCCTCAATACCAGACATCCACGACGACCCTAAAGGTGCCGTTTTGGGCCCGTTCCACGATACCGACTCGGTCATCGCCGAGCAGGGTAGCATCAGGAACGACAGCGTGCCCAATAGCGATGCCGAAGACGATGATGACGATGACTGGGAGGGAGTGGAGAGTACGGAGCTGGACGAGACCTTCAGCGCGGCCACGGCGTTCGTGGCGGCGTCCGCGGCGGATCGGCTCTCGGAGAAGGTCTCGAACGACGTGCAGTTGAGGCTCTACGGGTTGTACAAGATTGCCACCGAGGGCCCTTGTAGCTCGCCACAGCCCTCGGCTTTGAAAATCGCGGCTCGGGCCAAGTG GCAAGCATGGCAGAAATTGGGTGCTATGCCTCCAGAAGAAGCCATGCAGAAGTACATTGATATTGTTACAGAGCTATATCCTTCTTGGTTGGATGGTTTAACTCTG AGCAAACGTGGAGAAGGCAATGCACCAAGTATGGATGCTAAAGGACCAATGGGACCAGTTTTCAGCACTTTTGTTTATGAGGAAGAATCTGGAAATGAGTC GAAAATGGATGCTATTCATGCCTTTGCCAGAGAAGGAGACGCAGATAATTTGATTAAGTGCATTGAAGGCAGCATTTCAGTAAATCTGAAAG ATAGTGAGGGCCGGACACCATTGCACTGGGCTGTAGATCGCGGCCACCTTAACATCACTGAATTACTCGTTAGCAGGAATGCTAATGTAAATGAAAAG GACGATGATGGCCAAACCCCACTGCATTATGCTGTCGTGTGTGAGAGAGAAGCCATTGCCGAATTTCTTGTGAAGCAAAATGCAGACACAGATTTAAAGGACAATGATGGCAACACCCCTTCTGATCTGTGTGAGGCGAACTGGCCTTGGATGAAATGTGCAGGGAAGCAGATTAACTGA